A region from the Sorex araneus isolate mSorAra2 chromosome 6, mSorAra2.pri, whole genome shotgun sequence genome encodes:
- the LRTM2 gene encoding leucine-rich repeat and transmembrane domain-containing protein 2, producing the protein MLAPGSGAQQSRRGLPWRQFSWLTCWVTVCAAEALPICPFSCKCDSSSLEVDCSGLGLTDVPPDLPAATRTLLLLNNRLSTLPSWAFANLSSLQRLDLSNNFLDQLPRSVFRDLTNLTELQLRNNSIRTLDRDLLQHSPLLRHLDLSINGLAQLPSGLFDGLPALRSLSLRSNRLQKLDRLTFEPLGSLQLLQVGDNPWECDCNLREFKHWMEWFSYRGGHLDQLACTLPKELRGRDMRVVPMEMFNYCTQLEDENSSAGLDAPGPPCTKASPEPAKPKPGAEPEPEPSTACPQKQRYRPVSVRRAIGTVIIAGVVCGIVCIMMVVAAAYGCIYASLMAKYHRELKKRQPLMGDPEGEHEDQKQISSVA; encoded by the exons ATGCTGGCCCCGGGCAGCGGCGCCCAGCAGAGCAGACGCGGCCTGCCGTGGAGGCAGTTCTCCT ggCTCACCTGCTGGGTCACTGTGTGTGCGGCGGAGGCGCTGCCCATCTGTCCCTTCTCCTGCAAGTGTGACAGCAGCAGCCTGGAGGTGGACTGCAGCGGCCTGGGCCTCACCGATGTCCCCCCGGACTTGCCCGCCGCCACCCGGACCCTCTTGCTCTTGAACAATAGACTCAGCACCCTGCCAAGCTGGGCGTTTGCCAACCTGTCCAGCCTGCAGCGGCTGGACCTGTCCAACAACTTCCTGGACCAGCTGCCCCGCTCCGTCTTCAGGGACCTGACCAACCTGACGGAGCTGCAGCTGCGCAACAACAGCATCAGGACCCTGGACAGGGACCTCCTGCAGCACTCGCCCCTGCTCCGGCACCTGGACCTGTCCATCAACGGCCTGGCCCAGCTGCCCTCGGGCCTCTTTGACgggctcccggctctgcgctcccTGTCGCTCCGCTCCAACCGCCTGCAGAAGCTGGACAGACTGACCTTCGAGCCCCTCGGCAGCCTGCAGCTGCTGCAGGTCGGGGACAACCCCTGGGAATGCGACTGTAACCTGCGGGAGTTCAAGCACTGGATGGAGTGGTTCTCCTACCGAG GGGGGCACCTGGACCAGCTCGCCTGCACCTTACCCAAGGAGCTGAGAGGGAGGGACATGCGCGTGGTCCCCATGGAGATGTTCAACTACTGCACCCAGCTGGAGGACGAGAATAGCTCCGCTGGGCTGGATGCCCCTGGGCCGCCCTGCACCAAAGCCAGCCCAGAACCTGCTAAGCCCAAGCCCGGGGCTGAACCTGAGCCGGAACCCAGCACAGCCTGTCCCCAGAAGCAGAGGTACCGGCCCGTGAGCGTGCGGAGGGCCATCGGCACGGTCATCATTGCAGGCGTGGTGTGTGGCATCGTCTGCATCATGATGGTGGTGGCTGCTGCCTACGGCTGCATCTATGCCTCCCTGATGGCCAAGTACCACCGGGAGCTCAAGAAGCGCCAGCCCCTGATGGGGGACCCCGAGGGAGAGCACGAAGACCAGAAGCAGATCTCGTCTGTGGCGTGa